In Paenibacillus algicola, a genomic segment contains:
- a CDS encoding glutamine--tRNA ligase/YqeY domain fusion protein, producing the protein MINVENHPATPSNFIKNIIAEDLKSGKVKHVVTRFPPEPNGYLHIGHAKAIWINFALADEFGGRTHLRLDDTNPLKEDTEYVNSIKEDVKWLGYEWEELRFASDYFEEMYKRAVILIQKGKAYVDDQSADEIRMSRGTLTEPGQNSPYRNRSVEENLDLFSDMRAGEFGNGEKVLRAKIDMSSPNINLRDPVIYRIAHAHHHNTGDTWCIYPMYAFAHPLEDAIEGITHSLCSLEFEDQRPFYDWVVAECEMEAAPHQYEFGRLNLQQTVTSKRKLKLLVDENIVDGWDDPRMPTISGMRRLGFTPEAIRSFVYETGISKAYGTVDRQMLEHFIREDLKLKAPRTMAVLDPLKVVITNYPEGQVEWLDAENNTENPEMGVRQIPFSREIYIEQEDFMEDPPSKYFRLFPGNEVRLKHAYFIKCNEVIKDENGKVVELHCTYDPETKSGSGFTGRKVKGTIHWVEASQAVPAEFRLYEPLILEEETEAEAEVQPQVAGDVTAEEGMQAEASPEKSFLDHINPNSLEIVHGFVEPEMKEARPQDKFQFFRHGYFNVDSRYSKPGQPVFNRVVSLKSSFQLPKA; encoded by the coding sequence TTGATTAACGTGGAGAACCATCCGGCAACACCCTCCAATTTCATTAAAAATATTATTGCTGAAGATCTCAAATCCGGAAAGGTCAAGCACGTGGTCACCCGTTTTCCGCCGGAGCCGAACGGCTACCTTCATATCGGCCATGCCAAGGCCATCTGGATTAATTTCGCGCTGGCGGACGAGTTCGGAGGAAGAACCCACCTGCGCCTGGACGATACGAACCCGCTGAAGGAAGATACGGAGTATGTTAACTCCATCAAGGAAGATGTGAAGTGGCTGGGCTATGAGTGGGAGGAGCTGCGTTTTGCATCGGATTATTTCGAGGAAATGTACAAGCGCGCCGTCATTCTGATTCAAAAAGGCAAGGCCTACGTGGATGATCAGAGTGCCGACGAAATCCGCATGAGCCGGGGTACGCTGACTGAGCCGGGTCAGAACAGCCCATACCGCAATCGCAGTGTCGAGGAGAATCTGGATTTGTTCAGTGACATGCGAGCCGGCGAATTCGGTAACGGGGAAAAGGTGCTCCGCGCCAAAATCGACATGTCCTCCCCGAACATTAATCTGCGCGATCCCGTCATTTACCGAATTGCCCATGCGCATCACCATAACACCGGCGATACGTGGTGCATCTATCCGATGTATGCCTTTGCCCATCCGCTGGAGGACGCTATTGAAGGCATCACGCATTCCCTTTGCTCCCTGGAGTTTGAGGATCAGCGCCCCTTCTATGACTGGGTCGTTGCCGAATGCGAGATGGAAGCGGCACCGCATCAATATGAGTTCGGGCGCTTGAATCTGCAGCAGACGGTCACGAGCAAGCGGAAGCTGAAGCTGCTGGTGGATGAGAACATTGTAGACGGCTGGGATGATCCGCGCATGCCGACCATTTCAGGAATGCGTCGCCTGGGCTTTACCCCGGAAGCGATCCGCAGCTTTGTATATGAGACGGGCATTTCCAAGGCGTATGGCACGGTGGACCGCCAGATGCTGGAGCATTTCATCCGCGAGGATCTGAAGCTGAAGGCGCCGCGCACGATGGCTGTATTGGACCCGCTGAAGGTGGTCATTACCAACTATCCGGAAGGACAGGTGGAGTGGCTGGATGCAGAGAACAATACGGAGAACCCGGAGATGGGCGTGCGGCAGATTCCTTTTTCCCGTGAAATCTACATCGAGCAGGAGGATTTCATGGAGGACCCGCCGAGCAAATATTTCCGGCTGTTCCCGGGCAACGAGGTGCGTCTGAAGCATGCGTACTTCATCAAGTGCAATGAGGTGATCAAGGACGAGAACGGCAAGGTGGTTGAGCTGCACTGCACCTACGATCCCGAAACGAAGAGCGGCAGCGGCTTTACCGGACGCAAGGTGAAGGGCACCATTCACTGGGTAGAGGCTTCTCAAGCGGTTCCTGCGGAGTTCCGCCTGTACGAGCCTTTGATCCTGGAGGAAGAGACCGAGGCGGAGGCAGAGGTGCAGCCGCAGGTAGCGGGAGACGTCACTGCCGAAGAGGGGATGCAGGCCGAGGCCTCTCCGGAGAAGTCCTTCCTGGACCACATTAATCCCAACTCATTGGAGATTGTGCATGGCTTTGTAGAGCCGGAGATGAAGGAAGCCCGCCCACAGGACAAGTTCCAGTTCTTCCGCCATGGGTACTTTAACGTGGACTCCCGGTACTCGAAGCCCGGTCAGCCGGTCTTTAACCGGGTCGTTTCCCTCAAAAGCTCCTTCCAGCTGCCCAAGGCCTAA
- a CDS encoding GNAT family N-acetyltransferase, which produces MFTYPLDDHVELRPLAPEQARALYELIDDCRDWLRQWLPWVDSVKEVSDSTNFIKGALAQGAENGGLTAGIWVREELAGIISYHEIDWNNRSVGIGYWLGKPYQGQGLMSTACRVFTDHALMRMGLNRVEIRCATANRRSRAIPERLGYVLEGIVREAEKLPQGYVNHAVYGMIRSDWLRLR; this is translated from the coding sequence ATGTTTACCTATCCATTAGATGATCATGTTGAGCTGCGTCCGCTCGCACCTGAGCAGGCGAGAGCGCTGTATGAGCTGATTGATGACTGCAGGGACTGGCTGCGCCAATGGCTTCCCTGGGTAGACTCAGTCAAAGAGGTGTCTGACAGCACGAATTTCATCAAAGGCGCGCTGGCCCAGGGCGCCGAGAACGGCGGCCTCACTGCCGGCATCTGGGTGCGGGAGGAGCTCGCCGGTATCATTTCCTACCACGAGATCGACTGGAACAACCGCTCGGTCGGCATCGGCTACTGGCTGGGCAAGCCATATCAGGGACAAGGCCTGATGAGTACAGCCTGCCGGGTATTCACTGACCATGCGCTCATGCGCATGGGGCTGAATCGGGTGGAGATTCGCTGTGCCACGGCCAACCGCCGCAGCCGCGCGATCCCGGAGCGGCTGGGGTACGTGCTGGAAGGCATTGTCCGCGAAGCCGAGAAGCTGCCGCAGGGCTATGTCAATCATGCCGTGTATGGCATGATCCGCAGTGACTGGCTGCGGCTGCGCTGA
- a CDS encoding MOSC domain-containing protein, which yields MAVIQALNAGRPVEVEYNGKPLLTGIYKQPVPGPLYLGQEQLEGDGQADRVHHGGPDKAVCVYPLEHYAYWESVLGKTMGPAAFGENFTVTGLLEDEVYIGDVYRVGEAVVEVSQPRYPCFKLSQKHGIKELPAQVLATGYSGFYLRVLQEGSVSAGDELIPVQAQPDRISVREVLYAMAGQERRAEVLERILALDRLSEVVRVQLQKLLGKLASQEQTE from the coding sequence ATGGCAGTCATTCAAGCGCTGAATGCAGGCAGGCCGGTAGAGGTTGAGTACAACGGGAAGCCGCTCCTTACCGGTATTTACAAGCAGCCGGTGCCTGGTCCACTGTATCTGGGACAAGAGCAGCTGGAGGGAGACGGCCAGGCCGACCGTGTTCATCACGGAGGCCCGGATAAAGCGGTGTGTGTCTATCCATTGGAGCATTATGCCTACTGGGAGAGCGTCCTCGGCAAGACGATGGGGCCGGCTGCATTCGGAGAGAACTTTACGGTAACCGGGCTGCTGGAGGATGAGGTGTACATCGGGGATGTGTACCGTGTCGGAGAAGCCGTGGTGGAGGTCAGCCAGCCCCGGTACCCATGCTTTAAGCTGTCCCAGAAGCACGGGATCAAGGAGCTGCCAGCGCAGGTGCTTGCGACCGGCTACAGCGGCTTCTATCTGCGGGTGCTGCAGGAGGGAAGCGTATCGGCAGGAGACGAGCTGATACCGGTGCAGGCTCAACCGGACCGCATCTCTGTGCGGGAGGTGCTGTACGCCATGGCAGGCCAGGAGCGGCGGGCGGAGGTGCTAGAGCGCATCCTGGCGCTGGATCGACTGTCAGAGGTCGTGCGGGTGCAACTGCAGAAGCTGCTGGGGAAGCTGGCGAGTCAAGAGCAGACGGAGTAA
- a CDS encoding methyl-accepting chemotaxis protein: protein MNINIKELFMTSERSHITDYEMLASKLLYRTILILIAVCPFIFWLFYGVHMVSLSEATALTIALAIFAPLLVLAQRMYGTRPQGKYLLVSICFTLGCTLITFVPSASSGNIVYIYVALSLIYLNQRLSLLAAAYSLIILVGQLLLNPKLSEVPLLDAAIDVIVLIMVNAIAVTVCLMGRRLLSDVVVEKRKSDAVLDMVRESVLGLEAFGQSLKVDVDRNESIGVQLSEGLGEITKGAAVQAESLSSVNGSMQQAGTFLGAISTETAAMRQLSDASVTATEEGGKQLEKLQHNMHRIDDIMGETHSEMSALREYSEQIHLVLESIKAIVKNTSILALNAGIEAARSGEHGRGFHVIAQEIRKLSSDAEQEMFRIAEVLTRIEQQTSVVSDKVGRGIETAAQVQSIAQGTTSFFSSILEDARMVSSKSLEIESMLKKLEENTQASLGDIDAISTVIEQTSASLQQLSAGFEGQTASTASIAGAFGELESMITRLQSLAEGSEMSAVQEQTGKETNQHGSHSSAECRQAGRG from the coding sequence TTGAACATCAACATCAAGGAGCTGTTTATGACATCCGAGCGTTCGCATATCACAGATTATGAAATGCTGGCATCCAAGCTTTTGTACCGGACTATTTTAATTTTGATCGCGGTCTGTCCCTTTATTTTCTGGCTGTTCTACGGGGTTCATATGGTATCGCTGTCAGAGGCTACAGCATTAACGATCGCGCTGGCCATCTTCGCCCCGCTGCTCGTGCTGGCCCAGCGCATGTATGGCACTCGGCCTCAAGGGAAATATCTTCTGGTCAGCATTTGCTTTACCCTCGGCTGTACGCTGATTACGTTCGTGCCCTCAGCTTCTTCAGGTAATATTGTGTATATCTATGTGGCCCTGTCGCTGATTTATCTGAACCAACGGCTGAGCCTGCTGGCAGCGGCATATTCTTTGATCATACTTGTCGGCCAGCTGCTCTTGAATCCGAAGCTGTCGGAGGTTCCGCTGCTGGACGCGGCGATTGATGTGATTGTGCTGATCATGGTGAACGCGATTGCCGTGACCGTCTGCCTGATGGGACGGCGCCTGCTATCCGACGTCGTCGTGGAGAAGAGAAAATCGGATGCCGTGCTGGACATGGTGCGGGAGTCTGTTCTTGGACTGGAGGCGTTCGGGCAGAGCCTGAAGGTTGATGTAGACCGCAATGAGAGCATTGGCGTCCAGCTGTCTGAGGGATTGGGCGAAATTACGAAGGGTGCGGCCGTGCAGGCCGAAAGCCTGTCGTCGGTCAATGGCAGCATGCAGCAGGCTGGAACCTTCCTGGGAGCGATCTCCACAGAGACAGCAGCCATGCGGCAGCTTTCCGATGCCTCCGTGACTGCAACGGAGGAAGGCGGGAAGCAGCTGGAGAAGCTGCAGCATAATATGCACCGCATTGACGATATTATGGGGGAAACCCACTCTGAGATGTCCGCGCTGCGGGAATACAGCGAGCAGATTCATCTCGTGTTGGAGAGCATTAAAGCGATCGTCAAGAATACGAGCATTCTCGCGCTCAATGCTGGAATTGAAGCGGCTCGCTCGGGCGAGCACGGGCGGGGCTTTCACGTGATCGCCCAGGAGATCCGGAAGCTCTCCAGCGATGCGGAGCAGGAAATGTTCCGTATTGCCGAGGTGCTGACCCGGATTGAGCAGCAGACGAGTGTTGTCTCGGACAAGGTCGGCCGGGGCATTGAAACGGCAGCCCAGGTACAGAGCATTGCGCAGGGGACGACGTCCTTTTTTAGCAGCATTCTGGAAGATGCCCGTATGGTCTCCTCCAAATCGCTTGAAATCGAGAGCATGCTCAAGAAGCTGGAGGAGAACACGCAGGCGAGCCTGGGAGATATTGATGCCATCTCTACAGTGATCGAGCAGACCAGTGCTTCCCTGCAGCAGCTCTCTGCCGGATTTGAAGGACAGACCGCTTCGACGGCCAGCATTGCCGGTGCGTTCGGCGAGCTGGAATCCATGATTACCCGGCTGCAGAGCTTGGCGGAGGGCAGTGAAATGTCCGCTGTTCAGGAGCAAACGGGAAAGGAGACCAACCAACATGGCAGTCATTCAAGCGCTGAATGCAGGCAGGCCGGTAGAGGTTGA
- a CDS encoding GNAT family N-acetyltransferase: MNTDLDTLMIRFSALKDAGRLMELDHQVWDHRTAPQPLVWESREQYLLHCPPGQQLVAETGDGTLAGYLGFKAPTELDSSQHVYELWIAVDRQYRRRGIGVRLMTAFKAFARREGKLKLRLRVLSSNEAAAAFYRTCGFREEGRLVREYHVKGQYVDDILMACFL; encoded by the coding sequence ATGAATACGGATCTGGATACGCTCATGATCCGCTTCTCTGCCTTGAAGGATGCCGGCCGGCTGATGGAGCTGGATCATCAGGTGTGGGATCACCGGACAGCGCCGCAGCCGTTGGTCTGGGAATCCCGGGAGCAGTATCTGCTTCACTGTCCCCCCGGGCAGCAGCTGGTGGCGGAGACGGGGGATGGCACCCTGGCCGGATACCTGGGCTTCAAAGCGCCTACGGAGCTGGATAGCAGCCAGCATGTATATGAGCTTTGGATTGCCGTGGACCGTCAGTATCGCCGCCGGGGCATCGGCGTGAGGCTGATGACAGCCTTCAAGGCCTTTGCCCGGCGGGAAGGCAAGCTGAAGCTGCGCCTGCGCGTGCTGTCCAGCAATGAAGCTGCGGCTGCCTTTTACCGGACCTGCGGCTTTCGGGAGGAAGGACGCCTTGTCCGTGAATACCATGTCAAAGGTCAATACGTGGATGATATACTGATGGCCTGCTTCTTATGA
- a CDS encoding MFS transporter, with product MRFLNPYPKEVKGFLAASLVNSAGGSLMWPLTTMYVFDELGRSMQDAGLVILLQSAGGIAGQLLGGALYHRIGVKKLIVGSLLLNAMGLFSLPFIDGYWPMLLPVMLLIGLFSAMSMPAIQAFIGFRFADRRGELFNVVYVANNIGVAVGTALSGFLAEISYDVSFVGNGLTSAGFAFFFLSYLSRTDLKEPTLQEEAEGRPKLKRAVPPGSRGGAWVLLRNTRIYLFLGLGSLFMWFGNSIWNTGISPHIISEGMSKASFGYLWTLNGILIFAAQPLTSWIKRSFARRDTSQMSVSAVFYLLSYLVIVLTGSYPGFVLAMVLATLGEMLVSPAIPSFIAERAGKAAPFYIGVAGGMGSAGRVFGPYAMGILYDGGGLKPVAWLAAAMAVLSFLSFVIHARRVPGIETSSVRGE from the coding sequence ATGAGATTCTTAAATCCGTACCCGAAGGAAGTCAAGGGCTTCCTGGCCGCAAGTCTGGTTAACTCGGCCGGCGGCTCGTTAATGTGGCCGCTGACGACGATGTATGTGTTCGATGAGCTGGGGCGCAGCATGCAGGATGCAGGCCTGGTCATTCTGCTGCAATCGGCGGGCGGGATCGCCGGGCAGCTGCTTGGCGGTGCGCTGTATCACCGGATCGGCGTAAAAAAGCTTATTGTCGGCTCGCTCCTGCTCAATGCGATGGGCCTGTTCTCTCTACCTTTCATTGACGGGTACTGGCCGATGCTGCTTCCTGTTATGCTGCTGATCGGCTTATTCAGCGCCATGTCGATGCCGGCCATCCAGGCGTTCATCGGCTTCCGCTTTGCAGACCGGCGCGGCGAATTGTTCAACGTCGTCTATGTAGCGAACAATATTGGAGTTGCAGTGGGAACCGCGCTGAGCGGCTTCCTGGCTGAAATCTCTTACGATGTCAGCTTTGTAGGGAACGGGCTGACATCGGCCGGATTCGCTTTCTTTTTCCTGTCTTATTTAAGCCGGACCGACCTGAAGGAGCCGACTCTCCAAGAGGAAGCCGAAGGCCGCCCCAAGCTCAAGAGAGCCGTTCCTCCAGGCAGCCGTGGCGGCGCCTGGGTCCTGCTGCGGAACACCCGGATTTATTTGTTCCTCGGACTGGGCTCCCTGTTCATGTGGTTCGGCAATTCCATCTGGAATACCGGCATTTCACCGCATATCATTTCAGAGGGCATGTCGAAGGCATCCTTCGGCTATTTATGGACACTGAACGGAATTCTGATCTTTGCGGCACAGCCGCTGACGAGCTGGATCAAGCGAAGCTTTGCGCGAAGGGATACCTCGCAGATGTCGGTCAGCGCGGTCTTCTACCTGCTGTCGTATCTGGTAATCGTGCTGACCGGCAGCTATCCGGGCTTCGTGCTCGCGATGGTGCTGGCTACACTGGGCGAGATGCTGGTCTCGCCGGCAATTCCGTCATTTATTGCGGAACGCGCGGGAAAAGCAGCCCCGTTCTACATCGGAGTGGCTGGAGGGATGGGCTCGGCGGGCCGAGTGTTCGGTCCCTATGCCATGGGAATCCTCTATGATGGAGGCGGGCTGAAGCCTGTGGCCTGGCTGGCTGCCGCCATGGCGGTGCTGTCCTTCCTGTCATTTGTCATCCATGCGCGGCGGGTGCCGGGCATAGAAACATCTTCCGTAAGGGGGGAGTAA
- a CDS encoding molybdopterin-containing oxidoreductase family protein, translating into MIHEKEGVFPAVCPLDCPDTCGLLLHKQEGRIVKVTGDPEHPITQGAICNKVRHMAERIYHPERLLYPLRRIGAKGEGNFEEITWEEAITEITGRYRSLIEEYGSESILPYSFYGNMGVLSVDGMDRRFFNALGASRLKQTICNAAGNAGWISVMGANRGTVPEETVNADVILVWGGNIVSTNMHQVVLAEKARKNGAKVVVIDVHKNQTGQWADWFIPLHPGTDSALAAGMMHVLFRDGLVNEPFLERYTLGHQELREHVKQYTPQHVSSITGIPVADIEKLATLYGQAEAAYIHIGNGLQHHDNGGMAVRSVACLPALTGHWQKRGGGASKSNGGYSSMNSEALERPDLRPNPDARVINMNRIGEALAMEEKPVKAVFVYCSNPLVVAPDAERVKAGFAREDLFTVVHDLFMTDTAKYADIVLPATSTFENTDVYGSYWHQYIQLQEPVIPKVGESRSNVELFAALGRAMGFEDPAFNESEQDMITKGLEYPHNPYLNGVTWDGLKEHRRVKLDMTPYETFLEQLPTASGKIELYSAALEAAGLPPLPTYIPLKEGYDGVRRGKGNRYPLMFISPPNHNFLNSTFANVPKHQKLEKEPFLQIHPEDAAERGIEDGDEVTVYNDRGVYEARAKVTDKMLPGTVVSQGLWWDGNGRRQRANALTPDRLSDLGEGAVFFSTVVDVKRH; encoded by the coding sequence ATGATTCACGAGAAGGAAGGCGTCTTCCCGGCGGTATGTCCGCTGGACTGCCCGGATACATGCGGGCTGCTGCTGCATAAGCAGGAAGGCAGAATTGTAAAAGTGACCGGAGATCCGGAGCACCCTATCACCCAGGGAGCAATCTGCAATAAGGTGCGCCACATGGCCGAGCGGATTTATCATCCCGAGCGGCTGCTGTATCCGCTGCGGCGGATTGGAGCCAAGGGTGAGGGGAATTTTGAAGAGATCACCTGGGAGGAAGCCATTACGGAAATTACAGGCCGCTACCGCAGCCTGATTGAGGAATACGGATCGGAGAGCATCCTGCCGTACAGCTTCTACGGCAATATGGGTGTGCTCAGTGTGGACGGCATGGACCGCCGGTTTTTTAATGCGCTGGGTGCGAGCAGGCTGAAGCAGACGATCTGTAACGCGGCCGGCAATGCAGGCTGGATTTCCGTCATGGGCGCCAATCGGGGGACTGTACCGGAGGAGACCGTGAATGCGGACGTGATTCTGGTCTGGGGCGGCAATATTGTCAGCACGAACATGCACCAGGTCGTATTGGCCGAGAAGGCTCGGAAGAACGGAGCGAAGGTCGTCGTCATTGACGTTCACAAGAATCAGACGGGGCAGTGGGCCGACTGGTTCATTCCGCTGCACCCCGGCACAGACAGTGCGCTCGCCGCCGGCATGATGCATGTCCTGTTCCGGGATGGACTGGTGAATGAGCCGTTTCTGGAACGCTATACGCTGGGACATCAGGAGCTGAGGGAGCATGTGAAGCAGTATACGCCGCAGCATGTATCTTCTATCACCGGAATTCCGGTGGCAGATATTGAGAAGCTGGCGACCCTGTACGGTCAGGCCGAGGCCGCCTATATTCATATCGGCAACGGGCTGCAGCACCATGACAATGGCGGAATGGCTGTGCGGAGCGTAGCCTGTCTGCCCGCCTTGACCGGTCACTGGCAGAAGCGGGGCGGCGGCGCGTCCAAATCCAATGGCGGCTACAGCAGCATGAACAGCGAGGCGCTGGAGCGTCCGGATCTGCGGCCGAATCCCGATGCCCGGGTCATCAACATGAACCGGATTGGGGAGGCGCTGGCTATGGAGGAGAAGCCGGTGAAGGCGGTGTTCGTGTACTGCAGCAATCCGCTGGTCGTAGCGCCGGATGCCGAACGGGTCAAGGCGGGCTTCGCCCGGGAGGACCTGTTCACTGTTGTGCATGATCTGTTCATGACGGACACAGCCAAATACGCAGATATCGTGCTGCCGGCGACCTCTACCTTTGAGAACACTGACGTATACGGCTCATACTGGCACCAATATATTCAGCTTCAGGAGCCGGTTATTCCCAAAGTGGGAGAGAGCCGCAGCAACGTCGAGCTCTTCGCCGCCCTGGGCCGGGCGATGGGCTTTGAGGATCCTGCCTTTAATGAGAGTGAACAGGACATGATCACAAAGGGCCTGGAGTATCCGCACAACCCTTATCTGAACGGCGTAACCTGGGATGGCCTGAAGGAGCACCGGCGCGTGAAGCTGGATATGACGCCTTACGAGACTTTTCTGGAACAGCTGCCTACAGCATCCGGCAAAATCGAGCTCTATTCCGCAGCGCTGGAAGCCGCCGGGCTCCCGCCCCTGCCCACGTACATTCCGCTCAAAGAGGGCTATGACGGCGTCCGCAGGGGAAAAGGAAATCGCTATCCGCTAATGTTCATCTCACCGCCAAACCATAATTTCCTGAACTCGACCTTCGCCAATGTGCCGAAGCACCAGAAGCTGGAGAAGGAGCCGTTCCTGCAGATTCATCCGGAGGATGCTGCAGAGCGCGGCATTGAGGACGGGGATGAAGTGACGGTATATAATGACCGCGGCGTGTACGAGGCCCGGGCAAAGGTGACAGACAAGATGCTTCCCGGCACTGTGGTGAGCCAGGGGCTGTGGTGGGACGGCAATGGCCGGCGTCAGCGCGCCAATGCCCTCACCCCTGACCGGCTGTCGGATTTAGGGGAGGGCGCGGTGTTTTTCTCCACTGTTGTCGATGTAAAGCGTCACTGA
- a CDS encoding FAD-dependent oxidoreductase, with translation MKVAVIGCTHAGTAAIVNTAKLYPEAQITVYERNDNISFLSCGIALYVGGVVKDPDGLFYSSPDQLAEMGVTTKMKHEVVSVDTDGKKLTARNLDTGETLEDTFDKLIVTTGSWPIIPKLDGIDLDNILLSKNYNHSNTIIEKSKHAKHITVVGAGYIGVELVEAFQQNGKKVTLVDSVDRILNKYLDPEFSDKVEESFRQKGIELALGQTVKSFEGEHGQVKRVITDKGTIETDMVILCIGFRPNTELLKGQVEMLKNGAIVVDSYMQTSKKDVFAAGDSCAVRYNPTGKAMYIPLATNAVRMGTLVARNLAKPTTEYMGTQGTSGLKIYSHHIASTGLTELTAKEEELDFDTVTIKEHYRPEFMPTSEEVTLKVVFDKKDRRILGAQLISGADLTQSVNTLSVCIQNKMTIDQLAFVDFFFQPHYNKPWNFLNTAGLEALPKLVKDPVQV, from the coding sequence ATGAAAGTAGCAGTGATCGGATGTACCCATGCCGGAACGGCAGCAATTGTGAATACCGCGAAGCTGTACCCGGAGGCTCAAATTACCGTATATGAACGCAATGATAATATTTCATTCCTGAGCTGCGGAATTGCGCTGTATGTCGGCGGGGTCGTGAAGGATCCGGACGGCTTGTTCTACTCCTCCCCGGACCAGCTGGCGGAAATGGGCGTAACGACGAAGATGAAGCATGAGGTCGTCTCTGTCGATACGGACGGCAAAAAGCTGACTGCGCGCAACCTCGACACCGGCGAAACGCTGGAGGATACGTTCGACAAGCTGATTGTGACGACCGGCTCTTGGCCGATCATTCCGAAGCTGGACGGCATTGATCTGGACAATATTTTGCTGAGCAAGAACTACAATCATTCCAATACCATTATTGAGAAGTCGAAGCATGCGAAGCACATCACGGTGGTTGGCGCCGGCTATATCGGTGTGGAGCTGGTGGAGGCGTTTCAGCAGAACGGCAAGAAGGTGACCCTCGTCGATAGCGTGGACCGGATTCTGAATAAATATCTGGACCCGGAATTCAGCGATAAAGTCGAGGAGTCGTTCCGCCAGAAGGGCATTGAACTGGCGCTGGGACAGACTGTGAAATCCTTTGAGGGCGAGCATGGCCAGGTGAAGCGCGTCATCACCGATAAAGGCACGATTGAAACCGATATGGTCATTCTGTGCATCGGCTTCCGCCCGAACACCGAGCTGCTGAAGGGTCAGGTTGAGATGCTGAAGAATGGGGCGATCGTCGTCGATTCCTACATGCAGACCAGCAAAAAAGACGTCTTCGCCGCTGGCGACAGCTGCGCTGTCCGGTACAACCCGACCGGCAAGGCGATGTACATCCCGCTGGCCACGAATGCGGTACGGATGGGCACACTCGTAGCGCGCAACCTGGCCAAGCCGACGACGGAGTATATGGGCACCCAGGGCACCTCGGGCTTGAAAATTTACAGCCATCACATCGCCTCCACCGGCTTGACGGAGCTGACTGCGAAGGAGGAGGAGCTGGATTTCGACACGGTGACGATCAAGGAGCACTACCGCCCCGAGTTCATGCCGACGTCGGAGGAGGTTACGCTAAAGGTCGTCTTTGACAAGAAGGACCGCCGGATTCTGGGCGCCCAGCTGATCTCCGGAGCGGACTTGACCCAATCGGTCAACACCCTCTCGGTATGTATCCAGAACAAGATGACGATTGACCAGCTGGCCTTTGTCGACTTCTTCTTCCAGCCGCATTACAACAAGCCGTGGAACTTCCTGAACACGGCGGGCCTGGAGGCACTGCCGAAGCTCGTGAAGGATCCGGTGCAGGTGTAA